In Scophthalmus maximus strain ysfricsl-2021 chromosome 16, ASM2237912v1, whole genome shotgun sequence, the following proteins share a genomic window:
- the ankfn1 gene encoding ankyrin repeat and fibronectin type-III domain-containing protein 1 isoform X1, whose product MIWLKMSVDSEKSCVLLSTRDSRTSTSCVFQTADETDDVPGVGEESSVLEMLSCSKFSDLETWLCMPSSLLLPRALDSALTSSSSSSSHAASPSSDSPPTSSSSSSRRSTCSEPGEADAPPRSSGKESTFFSPEMMEAPYLATPLLSSTPAAAVLSSGTSARDSASQSGVSIRKRRRLAASPGGLHWNSAGSVQREFWSPDLSPGSEGSVAAGAGKRSLPVVEVGGASPACVGDRAALRKTVSVDDRLLQPAGGEPRRVRLLSRLERGRKKLRNAHNVGNTGRLDYRKKSNSKISLLAQRWNQRSAGDALIKDLKPQCYTGTSLSLDSRRLPVVMTQQMQNLQLSQTRKCPGGPASPSAAKRLYRNLSEKLRGSTSSFEDAYFFGKTDRLRKASTMQGSDCLFEAVEQQDLDTVQVLLYQFSAEELDLNTPNSQGLTPLDIAVMTNNTPVAKLLLKAGGRESPHFVSVDSRDAYLSSLVVEAERRAADLAAQAQRDGLSLEAFHKDKQLRAWEWRSKLYKRMRTGFEHACAPEAPSMVRLSVSSCTTLTVTFQEPQCLNSAVVTKYRVEWSCLKDFSLLAGEMVLDNLQNLKFTISSLSTGRLYYVRVSAYNMKGWGPHASSLPPSAAPSNWRESDGREPRRRGHIEAMERLLQQVRATHTHYCCGDSSKLQNTSRKQSVSRSLKHLFNSSNKFVKTLKRGIYLAVVFYQKDRLLVTAEDQIPIVEVDDSYSSSLTQDFLWFTKLSCLWEDVRWLRQSMSVSMSSSSTLQARHKMLTAAGQMQNLLGTHNLGRVHYEPIKDRHGNVLLVAIRDVESQHSLLSGKWLQVTKLQSQRKSLSTPEEPYALDILIITIQDMLAFQRRSSHRLAPGLYLGFLKLSSSVDQIRVVVSQRSPNMLCHTRVRENANVSRDEWDWIQKLSDVTREEGEGGGPRAESHAPLLFYELQTAIKALLKHINLPLHQARHFRLYSHEVVELGHGVSFLLLLPAADEVCSAPGQSNPFTPLSGFLHLPLQMFELVHFCTYREKFISLCCRLSSVLDLDALITQQALREAISDGEVATAKQTHQLILDYIQQLDEMRRDLRWITDALQYARYKQPHGGVPITCLVDANAPESNSDQQKTDSTSSTMDYLPTPSPSPELRRRKAVSDSLPGSDEDGSSEVFLPTDSDYDSSDALSPRELDLLYSPAQDLSQQAVHSLGGSAPDVLQIHELRTLPTSPTLPLSLPLSPALSNTTKTLEGLSVSKGHQEDVTPSRALANPPAKRKLLSRSHRGQYFSGPQRWLRGHRGESHTGSLSEGVYTKQLDLDPPLPGDPPAPQGATYVSHASCVLESRKGRQREPRPHVRRIFVEPLGHETGWEEGEEPGGEMTERGAAACVSVVVARKESGGDGEEPEGAAAQDVDSDDQTNAQVSEILSSTL is encoded by the exons ATATGGCTGAAGATGTCTGTAGATTCTGAAAAGTCCTGTGTGTTGCTGTCAACGCGAGACTCCAGGACTTCGACGTCCTGCGTCTTCCAAACCGCAGACGAGACAGATGACGTCCCTggagtgggggaggagag CAGCGTTCTCGAGATGCTGAGCTGCTCCAAGTTCTCCGACCTGGAGACATGGCTGTGTATGCcgtcctcgctgctgctgcccagGGCTCTGGACTCcgccctcacctcctcttcctcctcttcctcgcatGCTGCCAGCCCCTCCTCCGATTCCCCTCcgacgtcctcctcctcctcctcccgtcgcTCCACCTGCAGCGAACCAGGAGAGGCAGACGCTCCGCCCAG GTCGTCAGGGAAGGAATCCACCTTCTTCTCTCCTGAAATGATGGAAGCGCCATATCTGGCCACGCCCCTCCTTTCCTCCACCCCTGCAGCCGCAGTGCTGAGCTCAGGGACGTCAGCGAGAGACTCGGCCTCCCAGAGCGGGGTCAGCATCAGGAAGCGGCGGCGGCTCGCTGCTAGTCCTGGAGGACTCCACTGGAACTCCGCAG GTTCTGTGCAACGTGAGTTCTGGTCACCTGATCTGTCTCCGGGGTCGGAGGGGAGCGTGGCAGCAGGCGCCGGCAAGAGAAGCCTCCCCGTGGTCGAGGTGGGAGGAGCCTCACCGGCGTGTGTCGGCGACCGGGCGGCCTTGAGGAAAACGGTCTCGGTTGACGACCGTCTGCTGCAGCCGGCGGGCGGAGAGCCGCGGCGCGTGAGGCTGCTGAGTCGACtggagagaggcaggaagaAGCTGCGGAACGCACAC AACGTTGGAAACACGGGGAGACTCGACTACAGGAAGAA gtccAACAGTAAGATCTCTCTCTTGGCTCAGAGGTGGAACCAGAGGTCGGCTGGAGATGCTCTGATCAAAGACCTGAAGCCCCAGTGTTACACGGGAACCTCCCTCAGTCTGGACAG CAGACGCCTCCCGGTTGTGATGACGCAGCAGATGCAGAACCTGCAGTTGTCCCAGACCAGGAAGTGTCCCGGTGGGCCGGCCTCCCCCAGCGCCGCCAAGCGCCTCTACAGGAACCTGTCGGAGAAGCTGCGGGGAAGCACCTCCTCCTTCGAAGACGCCTACTTCTTCGGGAAGACGGATCGTCTCCGCAAGGCGTCG ACGATGCAGGGCAGCGACTGTCTCTTCGAGGCAGTGGAGCAGCAGGACCTGGACACGGTGCAGGTTCTGCTCTACCAGTTCTCGGCCGAGGAGCTGGACCTGAACACCCCCAACAGCCAGGGCCTGACGCCGCTCGACATCGCCGTCATGACCAACAACACGCCCGTCgccaagctgctgctgaaggccGGCGGCAGGGAGAGTCCACACT ttgtGAGCGTGGACAGTCGGGACGCCTACCTCAGCTCTCTGGTGGTGGAGGCGGAGCGGCGGGCTGCCGACCTGGCGGCGCAGGCTCAGCGGGACGGTCTGTCGCTGGAGGCCTTTCACAAGGACAAGCAGCTGAGGGCCTGGGAGTGGAGGAGCAAACTGTACAAGCGCATGAGGACGGGCTTCGAGCACGCAT GTGCCCCGGAGGCCCCGTCCATGGTTCGTCTGAGCGTGAGCAGTTGCACCACGCTGACCGTCACGTTTCAGGAGCCGCAGTGTCTCAACTCCGCGGTGGTGACGAAATACAGAG TGGAGTGGAGTTGTCTGAAGGATTTCTCGCTGCTCGCTGGAGAGATGGTGTTGGATAATCTGCAGAACCTGAAGTTCACCATCAGCAGCCTGAGCAcg ggTCGACTCTACTACGTCAGAGTGTCGGCCTATAACATGAAGGGCTGGGGTCCGcacgcctcctccctccctccatctgcaGCTCCGTCCA ATTGGAGGGAGAGTGACGGCCGAGAGCCCCGGAGGCGAGGACACATCGAGGCCATGGAGCGTCTGCTGCAGCAGGTCCgggccacgcacacacactactgctGCGGAG ACTCGTCCAAGTTGCAAAACACGAGCAGGAAGCAGTCGGTCTCCAGGAGCCTCAAGCATCTCTTCAACTCCTCCAACAAGtttgtgaaaacactgaaaag GGGGATCTACCTGGCGGTCGTCTTCTACCAGAAGGACCGTTTGCTGGTGACGGCTGAGGACCAGATCCCCATCGTGGAGGTGGACGACTCGTACAGCAGCTCCCTCACGCAGGACTTCCTGTGGTTCACCAAG ctgtcCTGTCTGTGGGAGGACGTCCGGTGGCTGAGGCAGAGCATGTCGGTGTCcatgtcgtcctcctccaccctgcaggCCCGACACAAGATGCTCACCGCCGCCGGACAGATGCAG AACCTCCTGGGGACCCACAACCTGGGCCGCGTCCACTACGAGCCCATCAAGGATCGCCACGGCAACGTGCTGCTTGTGGCGATCCGAGACGTGGAGAGTCAGCACTCGCTGCTCAGCGGGAAGTGGCTGCAGGTGACGAAGCTGCAGAGCCAGAGGAAGTCGCTGTCGACGCCCGAGGAGCCGTACGCGCTCgacatcctcatcatcaccatccag GACATGTTGGCGTTCCAGCGGCGCAGCTCTCACCGTCTGGCTCCAGGTCTCTATCTGGGCTTCCTGAagctcagcagctctgtggaCCAGATCAGAGTCGTGGTGTCGCAGCGGAGCCCTAACATGCTCTGTCACACCCGCGTACGAGAGAACGCCAACGTGTCCAG GGACGAGTGGGACTGGATCCAGAAGCTGTCGGACGTCACcagggaggagggcgaggggggCGGACCCAGGGCAGAGAGCCACGCCCCCTTACTGTTCTACGAGCTGCAGACGGCGATCAAGGCCCTGCTGAAGCACATCAACCTACCTCTGCACCAG gcCCGTCACTTCCGTCTCTACAGTCACGAGGTGGTGGAGCTCGGTCACGGCgtctccttcctgctgctgctgccagcgGCCGATGAAGTTTGCTCCGCCCCCGGTCAGTCCAACCCCTTCACCCCGCTGTCAGGGTTCCTGCACCTCCCCCTGCAGATGTTCGAACTgg ttcACTTCTGCACCTACAGAGAGAAGTTCATCAGTCTGTGCTGCCGCCTGTCCTCCGTCCTGGACCTGGACGCCCTCATTACCCAGCAGGCACTGCGGGAGGCCATCAGCGACGGCGAGGTGGCCACAGCCAAACAGACACATCAGCTCATACTGGACTACATCCAG CAACTGGACGAGATGCGTCGCGACCTCCGCTGGATCACCGACGCGCTGCAGTACGCTCGCTACAAGCAGCCTCACGGCGGCGTGCCGATCACCTGCCTGGTGGACGCCAACGCCCCCGAGAGCAACTCCGACCAGCAGAAGACGGACTCCACCTCCTCGACCATGGACTACCTGCCCACGCCTTCGCCCTCGCCTGAACTGCGCCGGAGGAAAGCTGTCAGCG ACTCTCTTCCCGGCTCCGACGAAGACGGGTCCTCCGAGGTTTTTCTGCCGACGGATAGCGACTACGACTCCAGCGACGCCCTTAGCCCCCGCGAGCTGGACCTGCTCTACTCTCCGGCCCAGGACCTGTCCCAGCAGGCCGTGCACTCGCTGGGCGGCAGCGCCCCTGACGTGCTCCAGATCCACGAGCTCAG gaccctccccacctctccgaccctccctctgtccctcccacTCTCCCCGGCTCTGTCCAACACCACCAAGACTCTGGAGGGCCTCTCCGTGTCCAAGGGTCACCAGGAGGACGTCACCCCCTCGAGGGCCCTCGCCAACCCCCCCGCCAAGCGCAAACTGCTCTCCAGGAGTCACAGGGGCCAGTACTTCAGCGGGCCCCAGCGCTGGCTGAGGGGCCACAGGGGGGAGAGCCACACCGGATCTTTGTCTGAGGGCGTCTACACCAAGCAGCTCGATCTGGACCCGCCCCTGCCCGGGGACCCGCCCGCCCCACAGGGCGCCACCTACGTCAGTCACGCCTCATGTGTCCTGGAGAGCCGGAAGGGCCGGCAGCGGGAGCCCCGGCCCCACGTCCGAAGGATCTTTGTGGAGCCCCTGGGTCACGAGACGggctgggaggagggggaggagcctggcGGGGAGAtgacagagaggggggcggCCGCCTGCGTGTCGGTGGTCGTGGCCCGGAAAGAGTCTGGAGGGGATGGGGAGGAGCCAGAAGGAGCCGCCGCCCAGGATGTGGACTCAGACGACCAGACCAACGCCCAGGTGTCAGAGATACTGAGCAGCACGCTGTAG
- the ankfn1 gene encoding ankyrin repeat and fibronectin type-III domain-containing protein 1 isoform X4, which yields MIWLKMSVDSEKSCVLLSTRDSRTSTSCVFQTADETDDVPGVGEESSVLEMLSCSKFSDLETWLCMPSSLLLPRALDSALTSSSSSSSHAASPSSDSPPTSSSSSSRRSTCSEPGEADAPPRSSGKESTFFSPEMMEAPYLATPLLSSTPAAAVLSSGTSARDSASQSGVSIRKRRRLAASPGGLHWNSAGSVQREFWSPDLSPGSEGSVAAGAGKRSLPVVEVGGASPACVGDRAALRKTVSVDDRLLQPAGGEPRRVRLLSRLERGRKKLRNAHNVGNTGRLDYRKKSNSKISLLAQRWNQRSAGDALIKDLKPQCYTGTSLSLDSRRLPVVMTQQMQNLQLSQTRKCPGGPASPSAAKRLYRNLSEKLRGSTSSFEDAYFFGKTDRLRKASTMQGSDCLFEAVEQQDLDTVQVLLYQFSAEELDLNTPNSQGLTPLDIAVMTNNTPVAKLLLKAGGRESPHFVSVDSRDAYLSSLVVEAERRAADLAAQAQRDGLSLEAFHKDKQLRAWEWRSKLYKRMRTGFEHACAPEAPSMVRLSVSSCTTLTVTFQEPQCLNSAVVTKYRVEWSCLKDFSLLAGEMVLDNLQNLKFTISSLSTGRLYYVRVSAYNMKGWGPHASSLPPSAAPSNWRESDGREPRRRGHIEAMERLLQQVRATHTHYCCGDSSKLQNTSRKQSVSRSLKHLFNSSNKFVKTLKRGIYLAVVFYQKDRLLVTAEDQIPIVEVDDSYSSSLTQDFLWFTKLSCLWEDVRWLRQSMSVSMSSSSTLQARHKMLTAAGQMQNLLGTHNLGRVHYEPIKDRHGNVLLVAIRDVESQHSLLSGKWLQVTKLQSQRKSLSTPEEPYALDILIITIQDMLAFQRRSSHRLAPGLYLGFLKLSSSVDQIRVVVSQRSPNMLCHTRVRENANVSRDEWDWIQKLSDVTREEGEGGGPRAESHAPLLFYELQTAIKALLKHINLPLHQARHFRLYSHEVVELGHGVSFLLLLPAADEVCSAPGQSNPFTPLSGFLHLPLQMFELVHFCTYREKFISLCCRLSSVLDLDALITQQALREAISDGEVATAKQTHQLILDYIQVRSQPSSCKRNYPSMHFSPARTRTDCGCDISRSRSADYSSDATGRDASRPPLDHRRAAVRSLQAASRRRADHLPGGRQRPREQLRPAEDGLHLLDHGLPAHAFALA from the exons ATATGGCTGAAGATGTCTGTAGATTCTGAAAAGTCCTGTGTGTTGCTGTCAACGCGAGACTCCAGGACTTCGACGTCCTGCGTCTTCCAAACCGCAGACGAGACAGATGACGTCCCTggagtgggggaggagag CAGCGTTCTCGAGATGCTGAGCTGCTCCAAGTTCTCCGACCTGGAGACATGGCTGTGTATGCcgtcctcgctgctgctgcccagGGCTCTGGACTCcgccctcacctcctcttcctcctcttcctcgcatGCTGCCAGCCCCTCCTCCGATTCCCCTCcgacgtcctcctcctcctcctcccgtcgcTCCACCTGCAGCGAACCAGGAGAGGCAGACGCTCCGCCCAG GTCGTCAGGGAAGGAATCCACCTTCTTCTCTCCTGAAATGATGGAAGCGCCATATCTGGCCACGCCCCTCCTTTCCTCCACCCCTGCAGCCGCAGTGCTGAGCTCAGGGACGTCAGCGAGAGACTCGGCCTCCCAGAGCGGGGTCAGCATCAGGAAGCGGCGGCGGCTCGCTGCTAGTCCTGGAGGACTCCACTGGAACTCCGCAG GTTCTGTGCAACGTGAGTTCTGGTCACCTGATCTGTCTCCGGGGTCGGAGGGGAGCGTGGCAGCAGGCGCCGGCAAGAGAAGCCTCCCCGTGGTCGAGGTGGGAGGAGCCTCACCGGCGTGTGTCGGCGACCGGGCGGCCTTGAGGAAAACGGTCTCGGTTGACGACCGTCTGCTGCAGCCGGCGGGCGGAGAGCCGCGGCGCGTGAGGCTGCTGAGTCGACtggagagaggcaggaagaAGCTGCGGAACGCACAC AACGTTGGAAACACGGGGAGACTCGACTACAGGAAGAA gtccAACAGTAAGATCTCTCTCTTGGCTCAGAGGTGGAACCAGAGGTCGGCTGGAGATGCTCTGATCAAAGACCTGAAGCCCCAGTGTTACACGGGAACCTCCCTCAGTCTGGACAG CAGACGCCTCCCGGTTGTGATGACGCAGCAGATGCAGAACCTGCAGTTGTCCCAGACCAGGAAGTGTCCCGGTGGGCCGGCCTCCCCCAGCGCCGCCAAGCGCCTCTACAGGAACCTGTCGGAGAAGCTGCGGGGAAGCACCTCCTCCTTCGAAGACGCCTACTTCTTCGGGAAGACGGATCGTCTCCGCAAGGCGTCG ACGATGCAGGGCAGCGACTGTCTCTTCGAGGCAGTGGAGCAGCAGGACCTGGACACGGTGCAGGTTCTGCTCTACCAGTTCTCGGCCGAGGAGCTGGACCTGAACACCCCCAACAGCCAGGGCCTGACGCCGCTCGACATCGCCGTCATGACCAACAACACGCCCGTCgccaagctgctgctgaaggccGGCGGCAGGGAGAGTCCACACT ttgtGAGCGTGGACAGTCGGGACGCCTACCTCAGCTCTCTGGTGGTGGAGGCGGAGCGGCGGGCTGCCGACCTGGCGGCGCAGGCTCAGCGGGACGGTCTGTCGCTGGAGGCCTTTCACAAGGACAAGCAGCTGAGGGCCTGGGAGTGGAGGAGCAAACTGTACAAGCGCATGAGGACGGGCTTCGAGCACGCAT GTGCCCCGGAGGCCCCGTCCATGGTTCGTCTGAGCGTGAGCAGTTGCACCACGCTGACCGTCACGTTTCAGGAGCCGCAGTGTCTCAACTCCGCGGTGGTGACGAAATACAGAG TGGAGTGGAGTTGTCTGAAGGATTTCTCGCTGCTCGCTGGAGAGATGGTGTTGGATAATCTGCAGAACCTGAAGTTCACCATCAGCAGCCTGAGCAcg ggTCGACTCTACTACGTCAGAGTGTCGGCCTATAACATGAAGGGCTGGGGTCCGcacgcctcctccctccctccatctgcaGCTCCGTCCA ATTGGAGGGAGAGTGACGGCCGAGAGCCCCGGAGGCGAGGACACATCGAGGCCATGGAGCGTCTGCTGCAGCAGGTCCgggccacgcacacacactactgctGCGGAG ACTCGTCCAAGTTGCAAAACACGAGCAGGAAGCAGTCGGTCTCCAGGAGCCTCAAGCATCTCTTCAACTCCTCCAACAAGtttgtgaaaacactgaaaag GGGGATCTACCTGGCGGTCGTCTTCTACCAGAAGGACCGTTTGCTGGTGACGGCTGAGGACCAGATCCCCATCGTGGAGGTGGACGACTCGTACAGCAGCTCCCTCACGCAGGACTTCCTGTGGTTCACCAAG ctgtcCTGTCTGTGGGAGGACGTCCGGTGGCTGAGGCAGAGCATGTCGGTGTCcatgtcgtcctcctccaccctgcaggCCCGACACAAGATGCTCACCGCCGCCGGACAGATGCAG AACCTCCTGGGGACCCACAACCTGGGCCGCGTCCACTACGAGCCCATCAAGGATCGCCACGGCAACGTGCTGCTTGTGGCGATCCGAGACGTGGAGAGTCAGCACTCGCTGCTCAGCGGGAAGTGGCTGCAGGTGACGAAGCTGCAGAGCCAGAGGAAGTCGCTGTCGACGCCCGAGGAGCCGTACGCGCTCgacatcctcatcatcaccatccag GACATGTTGGCGTTCCAGCGGCGCAGCTCTCACCGTCTGGCTCCAGGTCTCTATCTGGGCTTCCTGAagctcagcagctctgtggaCCAGATCAGAGTCGTGGTGTCGCAGCGGAGCCCTAACATGCTCTGTCACACCCGCGTACGAGAGAACGCCAACGTGTCCAG GGACGAGTGGGACTGGATCCAGAAGCTGTCGGACGTCACcagggaggagggcgaggggggCGGACCCAGGGCAGAGAGCCACGCCCCCTTACTGTTCTACGAGCTGCAGACGGCGATCAAGGCCCTGCTGAAGCACATCAACCTACCTCTGCACCAG gcCCGTCACTTCCGTCTCTACAGTCACGAGGTGGTGGAGCTCGGTCACGGCgtctccttcctgctgctgctgccagcgGCCGATGAAGTTTGCTCCGCCCCCGGTCAGTCCAACCCCTTCACCCCGCTGTCAGGGTTCCTGCACCTCCCCCTGCAGATGTTCGAACTgg ttcACTTCTGCACCTACAGAGAGAAGTTCATCAGTCTGTGCTGCCGCCTGTCCTCCGTCCTGGACCTGGACGCCCTCATTACCCAGCAGGCACTGCGGGAGGCCATCAGCGACGGCGAGGTGGCCACAGCCAAACAGACACATCAGCTCATACTGGACTACATCCAGGTGAGAAGCCAACCGTCGTCCTGCAAGAGAAattatcccagcatgcatttcTCACCAGCCCGGACGAGGACGGACTGCGGCTGTGACATCAGCAGATCCCGATCAGCCGATTACAGCAGCGACG CAACTGGACGAGATGCGTCGCGACCTCCGCTGGATCACCGACGCGCTGCAGTACGCTCGCTACAAGCAGCCTCACGGCGGCGTGCCGATCACCTGCCTGGTGGACGCCAACGCCCCCGAGAGCAACTCCGACCAGCAGAAGACGGACTCCACCTCCTCGACCATGGACTACCTGCCCACGCCTTCGCCCTCGCCTGA